A region of Pelagicoccus sp. SDUM812003 DNA encodes the following proteins:
- the rpmF gene encoding 50S ribosomal protein L32, with the protein MANPKRKQSKRRSRLRRGANRFEAPELAKDPIDGSAFRPHRVNPNNGMYRGRQVLDASI; encoded by the coding sequence ATGGCTAACCCAAAACGCAAGCAATCCAAGCGCCGCAGTCGCCTCCGCAGAGGAGCAAATCGTTTCGAAGCTCCCGAGCTCGCGAAGGACCCGATCGACGGTTCCGCATTTCGCCCGCACCGCGTGAATCCGAACAACGGAATGTACCGCGGTCGCCAAGTTCTCGACGCCTCCATCTAA
- the plsX gene encoding phosphate acyltransferase PlsX yields MLDQASSGIAVDAMGSDKGPAEMVAAVKMAVETLANLRPIILVGDEAILKPLLEEAGLSSHPKVSTFHASEVIAMDDKPLIALKRKKDASMVRAIELVKDGHAGCVVSCGNTGSLMAGGTLKLRTLDGVDRPALASVMPRKTGHFVLIDAGANPLAKAEHLVHNAILGSNYCKHVLGVERPKVGLMTIGTEEGKGTDLTNQAHALLKKIPDLIDYHGPIEGFQTFEEGVDVVVCDGFTGNILLKASESLFMLLKDFVSEELKKNAVRKLGYLLSKGAFDAIKNQLKPERYGGAPLLGLKGNVLKAHGSSNREAVMNAIRIANEIISNDLKGHILSDIETANSLI; encoded by the coding sequence ATGCTCGATCAGGCTAGCTCCGGCATCGCCGTTGACGCAATGGGCTCAGACAAGGGTCCGGCCGAAATGGTAGCCGCCGTGAAAATGGCGGTGGAAACGCTGGCGAACCTAAGGCCGATCATCCTCGTTGGCGACGAAGCAATCTTGAAGCCCTTGCTCGAAGAAGCGGGGCTTTCTTCGCATCCAAAGGTCTCGACCTTCCACGCGTCGGAGGTGATCGCGATGGACGACAAGCCGCTCATCGCCCTCAAGCGCAAGAAGGACGCCAGCATGGTGCGGGCGATCGAGCTGGTCAAAGACGGCCACGCCGGCTGCGTGGTGAGCTGTGGAAACACCGGCAGTCTGATGGCCGGAGGCACCTTGAAGCTCCGCACCCTCGACGGCGTCGACCGCCCGGCTCTCGCTTCGGTCATGCCGCGCAAGACGGGACACTTCGTGCTCATCGACGCCGGAGCCAATCCGCTGGCCAAGGCTGAGCATCTCGTGCACAACGCCATCCTCGGCAGCAACTACTGCAAGCACGTGCTCGGCGTGGAGCGCCCCAAGGTGGGGCTCATGACCATCGGGACCGAGGAAGGGAAAGGCACCGACCTGACAAACCAGGCTCACGCGCTGCTCAAGAAGATTCCCGATCTCATCGACTACCATGGCCCTATCGAGGGATTCCAAACCTTCGAGGAGGGCGTCGACGTGGTGGTTTGCGACGGATTCACCGGGAACATTCTGCTGAAGGCATCCGAGTCGCTTTTCATGCTACTGAAGGACTTCGTGAGCGAAGAGCTCAAGAAAAACGCGGTGCGAAAGCTCGGCTATCTGCTTTCCAAAGGAGCGTTTGACGCCATCAAGAATCAGCTGAAGCCGGAGCGCTACGGCGGTGCGCCGCTTCTCGGCCTGAAGGGCAACGTACTCAAGGCTCACGGCTCCAGCAACCGCGAAGCCGTCATGAACGCCATCCGCATCGCCAACGAGATCATCAGCAACGATCTCAAAGGCCACATCCTTTCGGATATCGAAACTGCGAATAGCCTTATCTAA